The Sphingomonas sanxanigenens DSM 19645 = NX02 genome includes a region encoding these proteins:
- a CDS encoding DUF2306 domain-containing protein — MMRVRTARATAFSDVSAPLRGIAFGAAGIVSVLSVVAIGRAAAGFADIPAGAKEIAVIIHIAAVLPAVPLGLYVLMTPKGDARHRMLGKVWMVLMLVTALSALFIRHINGGNFSFIHLFVPLVVVMMLRAISAARRGRIDAHKRHMVSLFLLGLLLPGLFAFVPGRLLWHWLVD, encoded by the coding sequence ATGATGAGAGTCCGCACTGCCCGCGCCACCGCCTTCAGCGACGTCTCCGCGCCACTGCGCGGCATTGCGTTTGGCGCGGCAGGCATAGTGTCGGTGCTCTCGGTCGTCGCGATCGGCAGGGCGGCAGCCGGCTTCGCCGACATACCGGCAGGCGCGAAAGAGATCGCGGTCATCATCCATATCGCGGCGGTGCTGCCCGCGGTACCGCTCGGCCTGTATGTGTTGATGACCCCGAAGGGCGATGCCCGGCACCGCATGCTCGGAAAGGTCTGGATGGTGCTGATGCTGGTGACGGCGCTTTCCGCACTGTTCATCCGCCATATCAACGGGGGGAATTTCAGCTTCATCCACCTCTTCGTGCCACTCGTCGTCGTCATGATGCTGCGTGCGATTTCCGCCGCGCGCCGCGGCCGGATCGACGCGCACAAGCGCCATATGGTCAGCCTGTTTCTGCTCGGGCTGCTCCTGCCGGGCCTGTTCGCGTTCGTGCCCGGCCGCCTGCTGTGGCATTGGCTGGTGGACTGA
- a CDS encoding TetR family transcriptional regulator, which yields MAAISARPLAAAAGLPVSSIYYHFGDLEQLLENAQQAARLAANRWCEEQLSAIGTGAPAVGPLLAALADDWCEMQRPLAFARREAQIAALRDPRHIAGSAKWDALWHLFWDELAARLGLADMATALAWLFDGVTGMHLLRWRRPVDRAALAELCDGWAGWLDGRIGTMAPWFERARADADDLLPPPPRDDAVADAVAAAAARTIAARGVAGLTHRAVAAEAGVTLGVVSYKFRTSAELLQGAFEAIYRRMTQESGLDAPLPSRAEALAALGGLLPQRAHMLATEELFMACARNPALQPFAARLRYLRGRTSGRMLQGMLGANRPASVIDGAIISAFASGRNRALICSGRVPGPDSDYAPVLARLDAGAS from the coding sequence ATGGCGGCGATTTCCGCGCGGCCGCTTGCCGCCGCTGCGGGGCTCCCGGTCTCTTCGATCTATTATCATTTCGGCGATCTGGAACAGTTGTTGGAAAACGCGCAACAGGCAGCGCGACTCGCTGCGAACCGCTGGTGCGAGGAACAATTGTCTGCGATCGGAACCGGTGCCCCGGCGGTCGGCCCCCTGCTCGCGGCGCTCGCCGACGACTGGTGCGAGATGCAGCGCCCGCTCGCCTTTGCGCGGCGCGAGGCGCAGATCGCGGCGCTGCGCGATCCGCGCCACATCGCCGGCTCGGCCAAGTGGGACGCGCTATGGCACCTGTTCTGGGACGAACTTGCCGCCCGGCTGGGCCTGGCGGACATGGCAACCGCGCTCGCCTGGCTGTTCGACGGTGTTACGGGCATGCATCTGCTGCGCTGGCGCCGCCCGGTGGACCGGGCCGCGCTCGCCGAACTGTGCGATGGTTGGGCGGGTTGGCTCGATGGGCGGATCGGCACGATGGCGCCCTGGTTCGAACGCGCCCGTGCCGATGCCGACGACCTGCTGCCGCCACCACCGCGCGACGATGCGGTGGCCGATGCGGTCGCGGCGGCGGCGGCGCGGACGATCGCCGCGCGCGGGGTGGCCGGGCTTACCCACCGTGCCGTGGCGGCGGAAGCGGGTGTGACCCTCGGCGTCGTCTCCTACAAGTTTCGCACCAGCGCCGAACTGCTGCAGGGCGCGTTCGAGGCGATCTACCGCCGGATGACGCAGGAAAGCGGTCTCGATGCGCCGCTGCCGAGCCGCGCGGAGGCGCTCGCCGCGCTCGGCGGCCTGTTGCCGCAACGCGCGCACATGCTCGCTACGGAGGAATTGTTCATGGCCTGTGCACGCAACCCGGCGCTGCAGCCCTTCGCGGCGCGGCTGCGCTATCTGCGCGGGAGAACCTCGGGCCGGATGCTGCAGGGGATGCTCGGGGCGAACCGTCCCGCGTCGGTGATCGACGGTGCGATCATCTCGGCCTTCGCCAGCGGCCGCAACCGTGCGCTCATCTGCTCGGGCCGCGTGCCGGGCCCGGATAGCGACTATGCGCCCGTGCTCGCGCGCCTGGACGCCGGCGCGAGCTGA
- a CDS encoding aa3-type cytochrome c oxidase subunit IV, producing MASDNSGEFAQHRQTYDGFMVMVKWGTAAAVIVAAIVIILIAS from the coding sequence ATGGCAAGCGACAACAGCGGCGAGTTCGCCCAGCACCGGCAAACCTACGACGGCTTCATGGTGATGGTGAAATGGGGCACCGCGGCGGCCGTGATCGTCGCTGCCATCGTCATCATCCTGATCGCGAGCTGA
- a CDS encoding TonB-dependent receptor, producing MKRSFSTRIRTFALAGAALCAAAPTLAAAADEAAADAAPEHAQQDAEGGLVDIVVTAEKRETNLQKTPIAISVLGTQDLANRHVQSLSDLMDGAVPSLRIAPFFSRNSALTVGIRGIVPFDANQPSRDSGVGVYIDGVYLGRSQGLGMALMDVERIEVLKGPQGTLFGRNSTGGAVSIVTNKPSGDFQLRQTVGVRNFGGYSSETHLDLPSFAGISLKFDGLISKRDGTVKNTLADEKDFNAFDRRGIHGAALWEPSSRFSAQLDADYTYDVTTPYYVQLLNKNPAAPALAPIVQVQPDRAKTVDIGVPQRGNVGETWGIGLHMNFNASDGLELRSITSYRHLEQDQWDNGIGAHAGVFRPNANFARYSLASLRQEQFSQELQALGSVGRLDYVGGLYYYHESGDDDAWSPNTMRWNADGTAATPLPSLEAGATGPFPDRASTAKADSYAVFGQATWTPPVLDDMLKLTVGGRYTHDDKSGRLYKVNGADAPYSFTFTADRFDPQVTVAFDPSNAVQLYGKWGTAYRAGGANSRSLTYRAFGPEKVSTFEAGMKSSFWDRRGRFNIAAYTTRYTDIQIDFSATNLDNSNRTTLETVNAPGHGTIQGIEVDASIAPVRGLTISAGYAYTHGDLPQAANPFRAGAIQDVFVVYTPEHAGSASIDYTVPVAGDTVIRAHLDANVAEGYRALSGEDTMTDSSFVVNGRLSVAGISLTRGANLELSLWSRNLFNEQHLFLRSAAAYAAGGDYGIFNEPRTFGLDGTIRF from the coding sequence ATGAAGCGCAGTTTTTCGACACGGATACGAACGTTCGCACTGGCCGGCGCGGCACTGTGCGCCGCCGCCCCGACGCTGGCCGCTGCGGCGGATGAAGCCGCGGCCGATGCCGCGCCCGAGCATGCGCAGCAGGATGCCGAGGGCGGCCTCGTCGACATCGTCGTCACCGCCGAGAAGCGCGAGACCAACCTGCAGAAGACGCCGATCGCGATCTCGGTGCTGGGCACGCAGGATCTCGCCAACCGCCACGTCCAGAGCCTGTCGGACCTGATGGACGGCGCCGTACCCTCGCTGCGCATCGCACCCTTCTTCTCGCGCAATTCGGCGCTGACGGTCGGGATCCGCGGCATCGTGCCGTTCGACGCCAACCAGCCGAGCCGCGACTCCGGCGTCGGCGTCTATATCGACGGCGTCTATCTCGGCCGTTCGCAGGGCCTCGGCATGGCGCTGATGGACGTCGAGCGCATCGAGGTGCTGAAAGGCCCGCAGGGCACGTTGTTCGGCCGCAACTCGACCGGCGGCGCGGTGAGCATCGTCACCAACAAGCCCTCGGGCGACTTCCAGCTCCGCCAGACCGTGGGCGTGCGCAATTTCGGCGGCTATTCGAGCGAGACGCACCTCGACCTGCCGTCCTTCGCCGGGATCAGCCTGAAGTTCGACGGGCTCATCTCCAAGCGTGACGGCACGGTGAAGAACACGCTTGCCGACGAGAAGGATTTCAACGCCTTCGACCGTCGCGGCATCCACGGCGCCGCGCTGTGGGAACCCAGCAGCCGCTTCAGCGCGCAGCTCGATGCCGATTACACCTATGACGTCACCACGCCCTATTACGTCCAGCTGCTCAACAAGAACCCGGCGGCGCCGGCGCTGGCACCGATCGTGCAGGTGCAGCCGGATCGGGCGAAGACGGTGGATATCGGCGTGCCGCAGCGGGGCAATGTCGGCGAGACCTGGGGCATCGGCCTGCACATGAACTTCAACGCGTCGGACGGGCTCGAGCTGCGCTCGATCACGTCCTACCGCCATCTCGAGCAGGACCAGTGGGACAATGGCATCGGCGCCCATGCCGGCGTGTTCCGGCCCAACGCCAATTTCGCGCGCTACAGCCTCGCCTCGCTGCGGCAGGAACAGTTCAGCCAGGAACTGCAGGCGCTCGGCAGCGTCGGCCGGCTCGATTATGTCGGCGGCCTTTATTATTATCACGAGTCTGGCGACGACGACGCCTGGAGCCCCAACACGATGCGTTGGAATGCCGACGGCACCGCCGCCACGCCGCTGCCGTCGCTGGAAGCCGGCGCCACCGGCCCCTTCCCGGACCGTGCGAGCACCGCGAAGGCGGACAGCTATGCGGTGTTCGGCCAGGCGACCTGGACGCCGCCGGTGCTGGACGACATGCTGAAACTGACGGTCGGCGGCCGCTACACGCATGACGACAAGAGCGGCCGGCTCTACAAGGTCAACGGCGCCGACGCACCCTATAGCTTCACCTTCACCGCCGACCGTTTCGATCCGCAGGTGACGGTGGCGTTCGATCCGAGCAACGCCGTGCAGCTCTATGGCAAATGGGGCACCGCTTATCGCGCCGGCGGCGCCAATTCGCGCTCGCTCACCTATCGCGCGTTCGGGCCGGAGAAGGTCTCCACCTTCGAGGCGGGGATGAAGTCCAGCTTCTGGGATCGCCGCGGCCGCTTCAACATCGCTGCCTATACGACCCGCTACACCGACATCCAGATCGACTTCAGCGCGACCAATCTCGACAACAGCAACCGCACCACGCTGGAAACCGTCAATGCCCCGGGTCATGGCACGATCCAGGGCATCGAGGTGGACGCCTCGATCGCACCGGTGCGCGGCCTGACGATCTCGGCGGGCTATGCCTATACCCACGGCGATCTGCCGCAGGCGGCCAATCCGTTCCGCGCCGGCGCGATCCAGGACGTGTTCGTGGTCTACACCCCCGAACATGCCGGCAGCGCCTCGATCGACTACACGGTGCCGGTGGCCGGCGACACCGTGATCCGCGCGCATCTCGATGCCAATGTGGCGGAAGGCTATCGCGCGCTTTCGGGCGAGGACACGATGACCGACAGCTCGTTCGTGGTGAACGGCCGGCTCTCGGTTGCCGGCATCTCGCTGACCCGCGGCGCCAATCTCGAACTGTCGCTGTGGTCGCGCAACCTGTTCAACGAACAGCATCTCTTCCTGCGCAGCGCCGCTGCCTACGCCGCTGGCGGCGATTACGGCATCTTCAACGAACCGCGCACCTTCGGCCTCGACGGCACGATCCGCTTCTGA
- a CDS encoding MFS transporter, producing the protein MSHSHCRWSSCRRSRRRGASICPISSTTLGLSLGVAGFVLMAARLFDSLVDPLIGWASDRFPTRYGHRRPWLAAGTPLIVIGALGSFFIWPWTGPATLIAACLLLHLGYMMMVTPHGGWALELGRDAAERLRIIGAKTWFAVAGGIAILLLPALLERMLGIGREGQVAALGLTLILFAPFSMAMVLRFVAEPVIADDRRAELGNPLRLFWQILRTRALHPVLLLYLFAGLSDSAMFATFLLFIERGLALEGWASSLLLAQSAVPLLTLPLWGKLAGRIGHRRLLALGYGWQVAVMPLALLLPAGHVAPAILFLIARSLFMGVDYLLLRTMVSEITRAAALTGLRQGASCYSVSNITLKLAMGLGAWAALAAIGGTSATGAAAEANLWAIRLAYALPPVLCGLAALVVLGHGRRRAASVAPARAVAAA; encoded by the coding sequence TTGTCGCATTCTCACTGCCGATGGTCGTCGTGCAGACGATCGAGACGGCGTGGCGCGTCTATCTGCCCAATTTCCTCGACCACGCTTGGCCTGTCGCTGGGCGTCGCCGGGTTCGTGCTGATGGCGGCGCGGCTGTTCGACAGCCTGGTCGATCCGCTGATCGGCTGGGCGAGCGACCGTTTCCCAACCCGCTACGGTCATCGCCGGCCTTGGTTGGCGGCGGGCACGCCGCTGATCGTCATCGGTGCGCTCGGCAGCTTCTTCATATGGCCGTGGACGGGGCCGGCGACCTTGATCGCCGCCTGCCTGCTGCTCCATCTCGGCTACATGATGATGGTCACGCCGCATGGCGGCTGGGCGCTCGAACTCGGCCGCGACGCGGCGGAACGGCTGCGCATCATCGGCGCAAAGACCTGGTTCGCGGTGGCGGGCGGCATCGCCATCCTCTTGCTGCCGGCGCTGCTCGAACGGATGCTCGGCATCGGGCGGGAAGGGCAGGTCGCGGCGCTCGGGCTGACGCTGATCCTGTTCGCGCCCTTCTCGATGGCGATGGTGCTGCGCTTCGTCGCCGAACCGGTGATCGCCGACGATCGTCGTGCGGAACTCGGCAACCCGCTGCGGCTGTTCTGGCAGATCCTGCGCACGCGGGCGCTGCACCCGGTGCTCCTGCTCTACCTGTTCGCCGGCCTGTCGGATTCGGCGATGTTCGCCACCTTCCTGCTCTTCATCGAACGCGGGTTGGCGCTGGAGGGCTGGGCGAGCAGCCTGTTGCTCGCGCAATCGGCGGTGCCGCTGCTCACCTTGCCGCTATGGGGCAAGCTCGCCGGCCGCATCGGGCATCGCCGCCTGCTGGCGCTGGGCTATGGCTGGCAGGTCGCGGTGATGCCGCTGGCGCTGCTGCTGCCTGCAGGGCACGTCGCTCCCGCCATCCTCTTCCTGATCGCGCGCAGCCTGTTCATGGGCGTCGACTATCTGCTGCTGCGGACGATGGTCTCCGAAATCACCCGCGCCGCTGCACTCACCGGACTGCGCCAGGGCGCGAGCTGCTATTCGGTGAGCAACATCACCTTGAAACTGGCGATGGGGCTGGGGGCCTGGGCGGCGCTGGCCGCGATCGGCGGCACTAGCGCGACGGGCGCTGCCGCCGAGGCCAATCTTTGGGCGATCCGGCTGGCCTATGCGCTGCCGCCGGTGCTGTGCGGGCTCGCGGCGCTGGTGGTGCTGGGGCACGGGCGGCGGCGGGCGGCCAGCGTGGCGCCTGCGCGGGCAGTCGCGGCGGCTTAA
- a CDS encoding RNA polymerase sigma factor, with product MPPNDTQRTIEAVYRIEQPRLIAGLARMLRDVSLAEEFAQDALLAALAEWPASGIPARPAAWLMATAKRRALDRIRHDAMRARKQEEIVRAMDAAEDGGFGAVEAAIDDEIGDELLALIFTACHPILSPDARAALTLRLIGGLTVPEIARAFLSAEATIAQRIVRAKKTIAAAGLDFEVPRGAARAARLAAVLEVVYLIFNEGYAATAGDDLVRPGLCADAQRLGRILADLAPEEPEVHGLLALMEIQASRLRARTAPDGSVVPLPEQHRGMWDRLLIRRGLAALARAEALGGADGIYALQASLAACHARAAHADETDWRQIAALYDRLLVRLPSPIVALNRAIAIGMAFGPEVGLVVLEALADEPILAGYAPLPAARGDMLARSGRPEEARTAFEQAASLTRNAAEQRHLLARAAACA from the coding sequence GTGCCCCCGAACGACACCCAGCGGACCATCGAGGCGGTCTATCGGATCGAACAGCCCCGCCTGATCGCCGGGCTGGCGCGCATGCTCCGCGACGTGAGCCTTGCCGAAGAGTTCGCGCAGGATGCTTTGCTTGCAGCGCTTGCGGAATGGCCGGCGAGCGGGATCCCCGCCAGGCCCGCCGCCTGGCTGATGGCCACCGCCAAGCGCCGCGCGCTCGATCGCATCCGCCACGATGCGATGCGCGCCCGCAAGCAGGAGGAGATCGTTCGCGCGATGGACGCGGCGGAGGATGGCGGGTTCGGCGCCGTCGAGGCGGCGATCGACGACGAGATCGGCGACGAGCTGCTCGCGCTGATTTTCACCGCCTGCCACCCGATCCTCTCACCCGATGCCCGCGCCGCGCTGACCTTGCGGCTGATCGGCGGGCTGACCGTGCCCGAGATCGCCCGCGCCTTCCTGAGCGCCGAGGCGACGATCGCGCAGCGCATCGTCCGCGCCAAGAAGACGATTGCCGCCGCCGGGCTCGATTTCGAGGTGCCGCGCGGCGCCGCGCGCGCGGCGCGGCTCGCAGCGGTGCTCGAGGTCGTCTACCTGATCTTCAACGAGGGCTATGCGGCGACCGCGGGCGACGACCTGGTCCGCCCCGGCCTGTGCGCCGATGCGCAGCGGCTGGGCCGCATCCTCGCCGATCTCGCGCCGGAGGAACCCGAAGTCCACGGCCTGCTCGCGCTGATGGAGATCCAGGCATCCCGCCTGCGCGCGCGCACCGCGCCCGACGGATCGGTGGTGCCGCTGCCCGAACAGCATCGCGGGATGTGGGATCGGTTGCTGATCCGCCGCGGGCTGGCGGCGCTCGCTCGCGCCGAAGCGCTGGGTGGAGCCGACGGCATCTACGCGCTGCAGGCCAGCCTCGCCGCCTGCCATGCCCGCGCGGCGCATGCCGACGAGACCGACTGGCGGCAGATCGCGGCGCTCTACGACAGGCTGCTCGTCCGCCTCCCCTCCCCCATCGTCGCGCTCAACCGCGCGATCGCGATCGGGATGGCGTTCGGCCCCGAGGTCGGGCTGGTCGTGCTCGAAGCGCTGGCGGACGAGCCGATCCTCGCCGGCTATGCGCCGTTGCCCGCCGCGCGCGGCGACATGCTGGCGCGCTCGGGCCGGCCGGAGGAGGCCCGCACCGCGTTCGAGCAGGCGGCTTCGCTCACCCGCAACGCTGCCGAGCAGCGCCATTTGCTGGCGCGCGCCGCCGCCTGCGCGTGA
- a CDS encoding class I SAM-dependent methyltransferase: MTLDDAAVAAFITANLPLVETPGIPEIRLHQAAPTSGLHRLAAGTKTFASPYWAYRWGGGLALARHVLDRPESVAGRRVLDLGAGSGLVGIAAALAGAAEVRAVDVDRHATIAAGLNAVANGVRIAAETGDLTRGGAPDTGLILVGDLFYAPALARRVTRFLDRCVGAGIDVLVGDPARAHLALSRLEEIGRYAVTETGVSKPGFVYRYRAKD; the protein is encoded by the coding sequence GTGACGCTCGACGACGCGGCAGTCGCCGCCTTCATCACCGCCAACCTGCCGCTGGTCGAGACGCCCGGCATACCCGAAATCCGGCTGCATCAGGCCGCGCCCACCAGCGGGCTGCACCGGCTGGCGGCGGGGACCAAGACGTTCGCCTCGCCCTATTGGGCCTATCGCTGGGGTGGCGGGCTCGCGCTCGCGCGGCATGTGCTGGATCGGCCGGAGAGCGTCGCCGGGCGGCGCGTGCTCGATCTCGGCGCGGGTTCGGGGCTGGTCGGGATCGCGGCGGCTCTGGCCGGCGCGGCGGAGGTGCGCGCGGTGGACGTCGATCGCCACGCGACGATCGCCGCCGGGCTCAATGCCGTGGCGAACGGCGTCCGCATCGCGGCGGAGACCGGCGATCTCACGCGCGGCGGGGCGCCGGATACCGGACTGATCCTGGTCGGCGACCTTTTCTATGCGCCGGCATTGGCGCGGCGGGTGACGCGCTTCCTCGATCGCTGCGTCGGGGCGGGGATCGACGTGCTGGTCGGCGATCCGGCGCGGGCGCATCTGGCGCTGTCGCGGCTGGAGGAGATCGGCCGCTATGCGGTGACAGAGACCGGCGTATCGAAACCAGGTTTCGTCTATCGCTATCGCGCGAAGGATTAA
- a CDS encoding NAD(P) transhydrogenase subunit alpha has protein sequence MKIAILKEGADGEKRVSATPETVKKFTALGAEMAVESGAGATASIADADYQAAGATVTDRVTVLKDADIVFGVQGPDPMSIAGTKPGAWIVAGLNPFGERARVDAYAAGGYEALAMEFMPRITRAQSMDILSSQSNLSGYKAVLDAASEYGRAFPMMMTAAGTVSAARLFVMGVGVAGLQAIATGRRLGAQVSATDVRSATKEQIESLGAKAIFVENVKGIEGEGSGGYATEMSDEYKAAQAELVSSHIAKQDIVITTALIPGRAAPRLISDAQIASMKRGSVIVDLAVQQGGNVEGAVAGQVVERHGVKIVGHRNVPSRLAADASALYSRNLFNFLSAFWDKEAGRPVLDEEIGNAIRLTQGGKVVNERLLAA, from the coding sequence ATGAAGATCGCGATCCTCAAGGAAGGCGCGGACGGCGAGAAGCGCGTTTCCGCGACGCCGGAGACGGTCAAGAAATTCACGGCGCTGGGCGCCGAGATGGCCGTGGAATCCGGCGCCGGCGCCACCGCATCGATCGCCGATGCCGACTATCAGGCGGCGGGCGCCACCGTGACCGACCGGGTGACGGTGCTGAAGGATGCCGACATCGTGTTCGGCGTGCAGGGCCCCGATCCGATGAGCATCGCCGGCACCAAGCCTGGCGCATGGATCGTGGCGGGGCTCAACCCGTTCGGCGAACGCGCGCGCGTCGATGCCTATGCAGCGGGCGGGTACGAAGCGCTGGCAATGGAATTCATGCCACGCATCACCCGCGCGCAGTCCATGGACATCCTCTCCTCGCAATCCAACCTTTCCGGTTACAAGGCGGTGCTCGACGCGGCTTCCGAATATGGCCGTGCCTTCCCGATGATGATGACCGCGGCGGGCACCGTTTCCGCCGCGCGCCTGTTCGTGATGGGCGTCGGCGTCGCCGGGCTGCAGGCGATCGCCACCGGCCGCCGCCTTGGCGCGCAGGTTTCCGCCACCGACGTCCGCTCCGCCACCAAGGAGCAGATCGAGTCGCTGGGCGCGAAGGCGATCTTCGTCGAGAATGTGAAGGGCATCGAGGGCGAGGGCTCGGGGGGCTATGCCACCGAAATGTCCGACGAATATAAGGCGGCGCAGGCCGAACTGGTCTCCAGCCACATCGCCAAGCAGGACATCGTCATCACCACCGCGCTGATCCCCGGGCGCGCGGCGCCGCGGCTGATCAGCGACGCGCAGATCGCCTCGATGAAGCGCGGCAGCGTGATCGTCGACCTCGCGGTCCAACAGGGCGGCAATGTCGAGGGTGCTGTCGCGGGGCAAGTGGTCGAGCGCCACGGCGTCAAGATCGTCGGCCACCGCAACGTACCGAGCCGGCTCGCGGCGGATGCCTCGGCGCTCTACTCGCGGAACCTGTTCAACTTCCTCTCCGCCTTCTGGGACAAGGAAGCGGGACGGCCGGTGCTGGACGAAGAGATCGGCAACGCGATCCGCCTCACCCAGGGCGGCAAGGTGGTCAACGAGCGGCTCCTGGCGGCCTGA
- a CDS encoding LytTR family DNA-binding domain-containing protein, which translates to MPDARRLTIDLGVMLALAVALALLGPFGMYALPFAARLIYWLLLALPGYALFMPAMVLATRTAYRLDLPVQALWAAACALAAVPMTLIIWCANFVLGLPYAWPRFEQLAGTYAHVLIVAGIACTLFWFGSAARRATVARTVRADVEPPEPPEPPEPLAAPEPRASEPSVPSVPEPRLLDRLPPHLGRDLIALEMEDHYVRAHTPRGSALLLMRMRDAVPELDGIDGAQVHRSWWVARGAVEDVRRDGRNYRLRLAGGIEAPVARSMVAPLQDLGWLG; encoded by the coding sequence ATGCCGGACGCGCGCAGACTGACGATCGATCTCGGCGTGATGCTGGCGCTCGCCGTCGCGCTCGCGCTGCTCGGGCCGTTCGGCATGTACGCACTGCCGTTCGCCGCCCGCCTCATCTATTGGCTGCTGCTCGCGCTTCCGGGCTATGCGCTGTTCATGCCTGCGATGGTGCTGGCCACCCGTACCGCCTATCGCCTCGACCTGCCGGTGCAGGCCTTGTGGGCGGCGGCCTGTGCGCTCGCCGCGGTGCCGATGACGCTGATCATCTGGTGCGCCAATTTCGTCCTGGGGCTACCCTATGCCTGGCCGCGGTTCGAGCAACTGGCCGGCACCTACGCGCATGTGCTGATCGTGGCCGGCATCGCCTGCACCCTGTTCTGGTTCGGATCCGCAGCGCGCCGTGCCACGGTCGCGCGGACGGTGCGGGCCGACGTGGAGCCGCCGGAGCCGCCGGAGCCGCCGGAGCCGCTGGCTGCGCCAGAACCACGGGCATCGGAGCCTTCGGTGCCCTCGGTGCCCGAGCCGCGCCTGCTCGATCGTTTGCCGCCGCACCTGGGGCGTGACCTGATCGCACTGGAGATGGAGGATCATTATGTCCGCGCCCACACGCCGCGAGGCTCGGCGCTGCTGCTGATGCGGATGCGCGACGCCGTACCCGAACTTGACGGCATCGACGGCGCACAGGTCCACCGAAGCTGGTGGGTGGCCCGTGGCGCGGTCGAGGATGTCCGCCGCGACGGGCGCAACTATCGGCTTCGTCTCGCCGGCGGCATCGAGGCGCCGGTGGCGCGCAGCATGGTCGCGCCGCTGCAGGATCTCGGCTGGCTGGGCTGA
- the folP gene encoding dihydropteroate synthase produces MARIYLRPTGFVGPPAAPDARVDRLAGSALHFAAYELIAVTDGQRTRQDLVPVAALDDVIAALPDAQAMAAAKMRYRLLAARAPIEIRGATVAMDAPQVMAILNMTPDSFSDGGRHIDDAGAAAASGMAMVAAGAAIIDVGGESTRPGAETISDADEIARTAPLIERLASAGAAISIDTRKAAVMEAALAAGAGLVNDVASLLYDDRALEVVVTAGCPVALMHFPGTPQDPHGNARYGDTLIEVYDWLEARVAAVEAAGVPRERIIVDPGIGFGKAPHENMALIDGLALFHGLGCPVLLGASRKRLIGALAGEAPADRRLGGSIALALKGAALGAQMLRVHDAFETVQALRVWRGGA; encoded by the coding sequence ATGGCCCGCATCTATCTTCGTCCCACCGGCTTCGTCGGTCCGCCCGCAGCGCCCGATGCGCGCGTCGATCGGTTGGCCGGCAGCGCGCTGCACTTCGCCGCCTACGAACTGATCGCGGTCACCGATGGCCAGCGCACGCGGCAGGATCTGGTGCCCGTCGCGGCGCTCGACGATGTCATCGCCGCGCTGCCCGATGCCCAGGCGATGGCGGCGGCGAAGATGCGCTACCGCCTGCTCGCCGCGCGCGCGCCAATCGAGATCCGCGGCGCGACGGTGGCGATGGATGCGCCGCAGGTGATGGCGATCCTCAACATGACGCCGGACAGCTTCTCGGACGGCGGCCGCCATATCGACGACGCCGGTGCCGCTGCGGCATCGGGCATGGCGATGGTCGCGGCCGGCGCCGCGATCATCGACGTCGGCGGCGAATCCACCCGCCCGGGCGCCGAGACCATTTCCGATGCCGACGAGATCGCGCGCACCGCGCCGCTGATCGAGCGGCTCGCCTCCGCCGGCGCCGCGATCTCGATCGACACGCGCAAGGCTGCGGTGATGGAGGCCGCGCTCGCGGCCGGCGCCGGGCTGGTCAACGATGTCGCATCGCTGCTGTATGACGATCGCGCGCTGGAGGTGGTCGTCACCGCCGGCTGCCCCGTCGCGCTGATGCATTTTCCCGGCACGCCGCAGGACCCGCATGGCAACGCCCGCTACGGCGACACGCTGATCGAAGTCTATGACTGGCTGGAGGCGCGGGTCGCCGCGGTCGAGGCGGCGGGCGTGCCGCGCGAGCGGATCATCGTCGATCCCGGCATCGGCTTCGGCAAGGCCCCGCACGAGAATATGGCGCTGATCGACGGCCTCGCGCTGTTCCACGGCCTCGGCTGCCCGGTACTGCTCGGCGCCAGCCGCAAGCGGCTGATCGGCGCGCTCGCCGGCGAGGCTCCCGCCGACCGCCGTCTCGGCGGCTCGATCGCACTGGCGCTGAAGGGCGCCGCGCTGGGTGCCCAAATGCTGCGCGTGCATGATGCATTCGAGACCGTGCAGGCGCTGCGGGTCTGGCGCGGCGGCGCCTGA